The Edaphobacter sp. 12200R-103 genome contains a region encoding:
- a CDS encoding S41 family peptidase encodes MPKISKILLLSVSVVLVLAVFLGINSSGVNAATDDQDGAYKQINVYSEVLRHIQTDYVEVPDIPDVTDGALRGLLESLDSDSSYLTAADYKTYKEDKGGKAQVGINVSKRWGYATVVSVVPGSPADKANLNDGDIIEAIGDQDTRNISLAMIRMMLEGQPGSELSLAVVRPRKAIPDKVTMTRTLVSEPAVGETMYENASILYLKPIILDHEHVQQIESKLKGMQKAGNKKILIDLRDVAAGENSEAIRLANLLLKSGTITTLEGQKVEKQVFSADASKAINTTAPAVVLVNRGTAGPAEIVAAALMDNHRAEVVGERTFGEGSQQKTFELPDGAALILSVAKYESPSGKKLEDEGVTPGVLVASNIEDNEPIDEDAAVPESKQPETKKPSVSVDEQLNRALDLLKQKAA; translated from the coding sequence ATGCCGAAGATTTCCAAGATCCTTCTGCTTTCCGTATCGGTCGTTCTGGTGCTCGCCGTCTTTCTGGGAATTAACTCCAGCGGCGTCAATGCGGCCACCGATGACCAGGACGGAGCGTACAAGCAGATCAATGTGTACAGCGAGGTACTTCGGCACATCCAGACGGATTATGTGGAGGTTCCCGATATTCCCGATGTGACCGATGGCGCTCTGCGCGGTCTGCTGGAATCGCTGGATTCGGACTCAAGCTATCTGACCGCCGCCGACTATAAGACCTATAAGGAAGACAAGGGAGGCAAGGCCCAGGTGGGCATCAATGTCTCCAAGCGCTGGGGATATGCCACCGTGGTTTCGGTCGTTCCGGGAAGCCCCGCCGACAAGGCGAATCTGAACGATGGCGACATTATTGAAGCGATCGGCGATCAGGATACGCGCAACATCTCGCTGGCGATGATCCGGATGATGCTCGAAGGACAGCCTGGAAGTGAGCTGTCGCTTGCGGTGGTGCGTCCGCGAAAGGCGATCCCGGATAAGGTCACAATGACCCGTACGCTGGTTTCGGAACCCGCCGTCGGCGAGACCATGTATGAGAACGCTTCGATCCTTTACCTCAAGCCCATCATTCTGGATCATGAGCACGTGCAGCAGATCGAGTCGAAGCTGAAAGGAATGCAGAAGGCCGGCAACAAGAAGATCCTGATCGATCTGCGGGACGTGGCTGCCGGAGAGAACTCGGAGGCAATCCGGCTGGCGAATCTGCTGCTGAAGTCCGGCACGATCACGACGCTGGAAGGACAGAAGGTCGAGAAACAGGTCTTCAGCGCTGACGCTTCAAAGGCGATTAATACAACGGCGCCGGCGGTTGTGCTGGTAAATCGGGGAACGGCCGGACCTGCTGAGATTGTTGCGGCAGCCCTGATGGATAACCATCGCGCGGAGGTTGTCGGAGAGAGGACCTTCGGCGAGGGGTCTCAGCAGAAGACCTTTGAACTTCCCGATGGAGCTGCTCTGATCCTGTCGGTCGCCAAGTACGAGTCTCCCTCCGGGAAGAAACTGGAAGATGAAGGCGTTACGCCGGGAGTGCTTGTAGCTTCGAACATCGAAGACAATGAGCCGATCGACGAGGATGCTGCCGTACCGGAATCCAAGCAGCCTGAGACGAAGAAGCCCAGCGTTTCGGTGGATGAGCAGCTTAACAGGGCGCTTGATCTGCTGAAACAAAAAGCAGCATAG
- a CDS encoding penicillin-binding protein 1A, producing MPSLHRRQDDEVKTLTEPFWQRFLGRLLEWREYPSRRRARLVTFYVLLSLSAVFGALCGLMLVYSIDLPEIDDLTRYHPNTTTELVDVHGRPFGSFALERRVVVPYSEFPPILKQAILSIEDKSFESNWGVNLVRALGAAYRDLHSQGKAQGASTLTMQLSRNLFLSNEKTFGRKFQEVILSMQIERRFTKNQIFELYANQIYLGRGTYGFEAGSEYYFNKHVRDLTLPEAALLAALPKGPEYYSPVRHPDRALKRRDLVLSEMEHDGKITKEQEEKAKAAPLGLHVQSPPNSIAPYFVEEVRRQLEKEYGVEEVHGAGLRVYTTLDLDLQAVANKAVLDGLAAYERREGWKGDLPNVVLSGEDVETYKHPDWTQPITKGTYVHGVVTAVEPKRVTVKLGTQIAVLTPEDWQWTTFPTADSFLRNGDLVYVKIVQQGPDGTWKAALEQDSGAQGSLMAVDNATGEVVAMVGGRDFALSQFNRATQAKRQVGSSFKPYVYTTAIEAGAKPTDIVVDSPTTFPTPSGPYTPHNYEANYLGPISLTYAFAESRNIPALKLAAHLGIRKVIDTAHRFGVTSDIPAFLPVALGSADISLYDQVGAYSVFPNDGIRIEPHYIRKVTQADGLPLDEKPVDVREVISVETARTMMQLFEAVVRMGTGARASQLNHPLGGKTGTTNNYTDAWFIGFSPSVTCGTWIGYDSRQSLGDKETGARAALPVWMEFMQAAIANKPDEQFPSDNAPKRPPLGVAARAVPTTANHVAKESSDDNDDSDPAPVRAPSPR from the coding sequence GTGCCGAGCTTACACAGACGCCAAGATGACGAGGTCAAGACGCTGACGGAGCCGTTCTGGCAGCGATTCCTTGGACGCCTGCTGGAGTGGAGAGAGTATCCCAGCCGCAGGCGTGCCCGCCTGGTCACCTTCTACGTTTTGCTTTCGCTGTCTGCGGTATTTGGCGCTCTGTGCGGGCTGATGCTGGTCTACTCGATCGACCTGCCGGAGATCGATGACCTTACCCGCTACCACCCGAACACGACGACGGAGCTGGTGGATGTGCATGGCCGTCCGTTCGGTTCGTTCGCGCTGGAACGCCGCGTTGTAGTCCCCTATTCTGAGTTTCCTCCGATTTTGAAACAGGCGATCCTGTCGATTGAAGACAAGAGTTTCGAGAGCAACTGGGGTGTCAACCTGGTTCGCGCGCTGGGAGCGGCTTACCGCGACCTTCATTCGCAGGGCAAGGCGCAGGGCGCATCCACACTGACGATGCAGCTCTCGAGGAACCTCTTTCTTTCCAACGAAAAGACCTTCGGCAGAAAGTTCCAGGAGGTCATTCTCTCGATGCAGATCGAGAGGAGGTTCACAAAGAACCAGATCTTCGAGCTGTATGCCAACCAGATCTATCTGGGGCGCGGGACCTACGGCTTTGAAGCGGGTTCGGAGTACTACTTCAACAAGCACGTTCGCGACCTGACCCTGCCGGAGGCTGCGCTGCTGGCGGCCCTGCCGAAGGGACCAGAGTATTACTCTCCGGTCCGCCATCCAGACCGTGCGCTGAAGCGACGCGATCTTGTGCTGAGCGAGATGGAGCACGACGGCAAGATCACCAAAGAGCAGGAGGAGAAGGCGAAGGCTGCTCCTCTGGGACTGCACGTTCAATCTCCGCCGAACAGCATTGCACCTTACTTTGTAGAAGAGGTGCGGCGGCAGCTGGAGAAGGAGTATGGGGTTGAAGAGGTGCACGGAGCAGGTCTGCGCGTCTACACCACGCTTGATCTCGATCTGCAGGCCGTCGCGAATAAGGCGGTGCTAGACGGGCTTGCTGCCTATGAGAGGCGCGAGGGCTGGAAGGGAGACCTGCCGAACGTTGTCCTCTCCGGCGAAGATGTTGAAACGTATAAGCACCCGGACTGGACGCAGCCGATCACAAAAGGAACCTATGTGCACGGCGTCGTGACGGCGGTAGAGCCGAAGCGGGTGACCGTAAAGCTGGGAACCCAGATTGCGGTCCTGACACCGGAAGACTGGCAATGGACGACGTTTCCTACGGCGGACAGCTTCCTTCGCAACGGCGATCTGGTCTATGTGAAGATCGTGCAGCAGGGGCCGGATGGGACATGGAAGGCTGCACTCGAACAGGACTCCGGCGCACAGGGATCTCTGATGGCCGTCGATAACGCGACCGGCGAAGTGGTGGCGATGGTTGGAGGACGCGACTTTGCCTTGTCGCAGTTCAATCGCGCCACGCAGGCGAAACGCCAGGTTGGCTCTTCTTTCAAACCCTACGTTTACACAACGGCCATCGAGGCGGGAGCGAAGCCGACGGACATTGTCGTGGACAGTCCTACGACCTTTCCGACGCCCAGTGGACCTTACACGCCACACAACTATGAAGCTAATTATCTGGGGCCGATCTCGCTGACGTATGCCTTTGCCGAGTCACGCAATATTCCTGCGCTCAAGCTGGCCGCGCATCTGGGAATTCGCAAGGTGATCGACACGGCGCATCGCTTCGGAGTGACCAGCGATATTCCCGCCTTCCTTCCGGTAGCGCTCGGCTCGGCGGACATATCGCTCTACGATCAGGTGGGAGCCTATAGTGTCTTTCCCAACGACGGCATCCGCATTGAGCCTCATTACATCCGCAAGGTGACGCAGGCGGATGGTCTTCCGCTGGATGAAAAACCTGTCGACGTCCGCGAGGTGATCTCGGTGGAGACGGCGCGGACGATGATGCAGCTCTTTGAGGCGGTGGTTCGCATGGGAACAGGGGCTCGGGCTTCGCAGCTGAATCATCCTCTGGGCGGAAAGACCGGCACGACGAACAACTACACGGACGCGTGGTTTATCGGATTCTCGCCTTCGGTGACGTGCGGCACGTGGATTGGCTATGACAGCCGCCAGTCGCTGGGTGATAAGGAGACTGGGGCGCGTGCGGCTCTCCCTGTCTGGATGGAGTTTATGCAGGCGGCGATTGCGAATAAGCCGGACGAGCAGTTTCCGTCCGACAACGCTCCCAAGAGGCCGCCTCTTGGTGTCGCGGCGCGCGCGGTCCCCACGACGGCGAATCACGTTGCCAAAGAATCCTCCGACGATAACGACGATTCTGATCCCGCTCCCGTCAGAGCGCCATCACCTCGCTGA
- the ribF gene encoding riboflavin biosynthesis protein RibF gives MTGTRGMQIFRSLSEVPSTFGPVVAIIGNFDGVHRGHQKMIHQVITRAQQLDAGSLAITFNPHPARVLHPESRRPLITPLDQKLELLSETGLSAALVLPFTEELSHTSARDFAQKTLKDRLGVIELHEGDNFRFGYKAEAGVESLDALGHELGFRVVIESPIVLRGAPISSTRIRQLVAAGNVSEARALLGRPFGMVSRPASGRGYGTRYTVPTINLAPYDELIPAIGVYVTWLTIDGECFQAVTNVGNRPTFGEDSFTIESHILNFHPIALSEQTPIHLAFLKRLRDEIRWPSPEALREQIGHDVRRAQRYFSLCESLRAENRSA, from the coding sequence ATGACAGGCACAAGAGGCATGCAGATCTTTCGCTCACTCTCTGAAGTTCCCTCCACCTTCGGCCCGGTAGTTGCCATCATCGGGAACTTCGATGGCGTCCACCGCGGGCACCAGAAGATGATCCATCAGGTCATCACACGCGCACAGCAGCTCGACGCAGGTTCGCTCGCCATCACCTTCAATCCTCATCCGGCGCGCGTTCTTCATCCGGAGAGCAGGCGTCCACTTATCACGCCACTCGATCAGAAGCTTGAACTGCTGTCCGAAACAGGACTTAGCGCCGCCCTGGTGCTCCCCTTTACAGAAGAGCTTTCACATACCAGTGCGCGAGACTTCGCGCAGAAGACCTTGAAAGACCGGCTTGGAGTGATCGAACTCCACGAGGGTGACAACTTCCGTTTCGGATACAAGGCCGAGGCAGGGGTCGAGTCACTCGACGCGCTGGGACATGAACTTGGATTCCGCGTCGTCATCGAATCCCCCATCGTCCTCCGCGGCGCTCCGATCTCTTCCACACGAATCCGTCAGCTTGTCGCTGCAGGCAACGTGAGTGAAGCACGCGCGCTTCTCGGAAGGCCCTTTGGCATGGTCAGCCGGCCCGCATCCGGCCGGGGTTACGGCACGCGGTACACCGTCCCGACCATCAACCTTGCTCCCTATGATGAGCTGATTCCAGCCATCGGCGTATACGTCACTTGGCTCACGATCGATGGTGAATGTTTTCAAGCCGTCACCAATGTGGGCAATCGCCCCACCTTCGGCGAAGATTCCTTCACGATCGAGTCGCACATCCTCAACTTCCACCCCATCGCTCTGAGCGAACAGACTCCTATCCATCTGGCGTTCCTGAAACGTCTGCGCGATGAAATTCGTTGGCCCTCTCCTGAGGCTTTGCGCGAGCAGATTGGACACGACGTACGCCGTGCACAACGCTACTTTTCGCTTTGCGAAAGCCTCCGGGCTGAGAATCGGTCTGCATAA
- a CDS encoding MBL fold metallo-hydrolase, producing MEATLTFLGTGTSMGVPTLGCDCAVCTSASSSTGDPRNRRTRPSLRLAYNHHIVLIDTGPDFHAQAIRENIRHIDAVLYTHGHADHILGFDDLRPLSFQLKQSLPIYADTETADTLRRIFDYTFSERERYSTAARVTLHPLDEAAPGAGIDLFGACFQRIPVTHGMQTITGYRFGSAAYLTDMSDIPAESIPLLQDLDILILDALRRQPHPSHSHLERSLAFVEQLKPRRAFFTHISHDLDHAATEASLPPYVRLAYDGLQLNFEIA from the coding sequence ATGGAGGCGACCCTCACCTTTCTCGGCACCGGCACATCGATGGGTGTGCCTACCCTCGGATGCGACTGCGCGGTCTGCACCTCGGCAAGCTCGTCCACAGGAGATCCGCGCAATCGCCGTACGCGCCCTTCGCTTCGCCTGGCCTACAACCATCACATCGTCCTCATCGATACGGGGCCGGACTTCCATGCGCAGGCCATCCGCGAGAATATCCGTCATATCGATGCGGTCCTTTACACGCATGGACATGCCGATCACATCCTCGGCTTTGACGATCTGCGGCCCCTCAGCTTTCAACTGAAGCAGAGTCTCCCCATCTACGCCGACACCGAGACAGCCGATACCCTGCGCAGGATCTTTGACTATACCTTCAGCGAACGTGAGCGCTATTCGACTGCCGCCCGCGTTACGCTTCATCCGCTGGACGAAGCCGCACCGGGTGCCGGAATCGACCTCTTCGGAGCCTGCTTTCAGCGCATTCCAGTGACCCATGGCATGCAGACCATCACCGGCTATCGCTTCGGATCGGCTGCCTATCTCACCGATATGAGCGATATTCCGGCCGAGAGCATCCCCCTTCTGCAGGACCTCGACATCCTTATCCTCGACGCTCTTCGTCGCCAGCCGCACCCAAGCCACTCGCATCTGGAGCGCTCGCTCGCCTTTGTGGAACAGCTCAAGCCACGCAGGGCATTCTTTACCCACATCAGCCACGACCTCGATCATGCAGCGACGGAGGCAAGCCTCCCTCCTTACGTCAGGCTTGCCTACGACGGGCTACAGCTCAACTTCGAGATTGCATAG
- a CDS encoding DUF1844 domain-containing protein, protein MSEQNKPFVVTDRRKFNLDGELRPDATPSQEEPEEREREQASEPLAVTPSPSAETAAQEESEEIPEEMLAGPTPEQSAQAEAAYKATAERLDLAIRAANPGGDHPPAMNFETLVQSIYMTTIVQLGGATPEGQQPQVDLMGARQSIDMLTVLSEKATGNLSESEQRLLESALFELRMGFLEITQALARSAATKAGVPGPGPSIVR, encoded by the coding sequence ATGTCCGAACAGAACAAGCCTTTTGTCGTCACCGACCGCCGCAAATTCAATTTAGATGGCGAACTGCGCCCAGATGCCACGCCCTCACAGGAAGAGCCTGAAGAGCGCGAAAGGGAGCAGGCATCAGAGCCCCTCGCTGTAACACCCTCACCATCCGCAGAGACGGCAGCACAGGAGGAATCGGAAGAGATTCCTGAAGAGATGCTCGCGGGCCCGACCCCGGAACAGAGCGCGCAGGCTGAGGCGGCGTACAAAGCCACGGCGGAGCGTCTTGATCTTGCCATTCGGGCTGCAAACCCCGGCGGAGATCATCCTCCGGCAATGAACTTCGAGACGCTGGTGCAGTCAATTTATATGACCACCATCGTTCAGCTGGGTGGGGCTACCCCGGAGGGTCAGCAGCCGCAGGTGGATCTGATGGGGGCCCGCCAGAGCATCGACATGCTGACAGTTCTGTCAGAAAAGGCGACCGGCAACCTGTCCGAATCGGAGCAGCGTCTGCTTGAGAGCGCGCTCTTCGAACTCCGCATGGGCTTCCTGGAGATCACACAGGCACTGGCACGATCTGCCGCCACAAAGGCGGGAGTTCCCGGCCCCGGACCCAGCATCGTTCGTTAA
- a CDS encoding folate-binding protein YgfZ translates to MTTATSFNTPPAMPPTSDPELDALLHRAVIASLDQIGWLRVTGADRVRWLNGMATNFVQALAPGTGVYNFFLNAQGRIQGDGNIFALQDELLIETPRQQIATLIPYLDHYIIMDDVELADISDSRHGLTVIGPQASSLLTKIGLPLIPQEELKVERQSWGTSTVDIHIAHGPLVPRFELWVGDPDDLQKLRQALESAGAAHVSAQTIEYLRLLEGTPLYGTDIRDRDLPQETNQARALHFNKGCYLGQEIVERIRSRGNVHRTLTSFRLEGTLPAPGVALQAADKAAGELTSVAALPLISETGEALQIGLGYARREALDRHDPLHYEGGIAHPAPSPFFQAGDRTTLQSI, encoded by the coding sequence ATGACGACAGCAACCTCCTTCAATACGCCCCCTGCAATGCCCCCCACCTCTGATCCTGAGCTCGATGCTCTTCTGCATCGCGCAGTTATCGCTTCGTTAGACCAGATAGGATGGCTACGGGTTACGGGGGCGGACCGCGTTCGCTGGCTCAATGGAATGGCAACCAACTTCGTACAAGCGCTTGCACCAGGCACGGGAGTCTACAATTTCTTTCTGAACGCGCAGGGACGCATTCAAGGGGACGGCAACATCTTTGCTTTACAGGATGAGCTGCTAATTGAGACACCCCGTCAGCAGATCGCCACCCTGATCCCTTATCTGGACCACTACATCATCATGGATGATGTGGAGCTGGCCGATATCAGCGACAGCCGCCACGGACTGACAGTGATTGGGCCTCAAGCTTCCTCACTTCTTACGAAGATTGGCCTGCCCCTTATTCCACAAGAAGAGCTGAAGGTCGAACGGCAATCATGGGGTACCTCCACAGTGGATATCCATATAGCTCACGGTCCTCTGGTTCCCCGGTTCGAGTTGTGGGTGGGAGATCCCGACGACCTTCAAAAGTTGCGGCAAGCCCTTGAGTCTGCAGGAGCGGCTCATGTGAGCGCTCAGACCATCGAGTACCTTCGTCTGCTGGAAGGAACGCCGCTCTACGGCACTGATATCCGTGATCGCGATCTACCGCAGGAGACCAACCAGGCGCGAGCTCTGCACTTCAACAAAGGATGCTATCTCGGCCAGGAGATCGTCGAGCGTATCCGTTCGCGCGGCAATGTTCACCGCACCCTTACGTCCTTTCGTCTGGAGGGAACACTTCCGGCTCCGGGAGTAGCTCTGCAGGCCGCCGACAAGGCTGCAGGCGAACTGACCAGTGTGGCAGCTTTGCCCTTGATCAGCGAGACCGGAGAAGCTCTCCAGATAGGTCTCGGCTATGCGCGCCGCGAGGCGCTCGACCGTCATGATCCCCTTCACTATGAAGGTGGAATCGCACATCCAGCGCCATCACCCTTCTTTCAGGCTGGCGACAGAACCACTCTCCAAAGCATCTGA
- the mtnP gene encoding S-methyl-5'-thioadenosine phosphorylase, with protein MHKAEIGIIGGSGLYAMPGLTDVREEKVTTPFGDPSDAFVLGTLEGRKVAFLARHGRGHRLLPTELNFRANIYAMKMLGVERILSVSAVGSLKEEHKPTDFVMPDQFIDRTYARISTFFGEGIVAHVAFGDPVCVTVSQAFQEACDASGVIGKSGGTYVCMEGPQFSTRAESNLYRSWGADIIGMTNLQEAKLAREAEICYATMAMVTDYDCWREGHDDVTVDQIVAVMHQNSRNAEKVVRAAVAALPKERTCGCGDAMKYAILTDKTTIPAETRQKLWPLLEKYL; from the coding sequence TTGCACAAGGCCGAGATTGGAATTATTGGCGGCAGCGGACTTTACGCGATGCCGGGTTTGACAGATGTTCGCGAAGAGAAGGTGACAACGCCCTTCGGAGATCCGTCCGATGCCTTCGTTCTGGGTACCCTGGAAGGCCGGAAGGTAGCATTTCTGGCGCGTCATGGCCGTGGGCACCGCCTTCTGCCGACGGAACTCAACTTCCGGGCCAACATCTATGCGATGAAGATGCTCGGCGTTGAGCGCATTCTGTCTGTATCGGCCGTGGGGTCGCTCAAGGAAGAGCACAAGCCGACAGACTTTGTGATGCCGGACCAGTTTATCGACCGCACCTACGCGCGGATCTCTACCTTCTTCGGCGAAGGCATCGTGGCTCATGTTGCCTTTGGCGATCCCGTCTGCGTAACGGTATCGCAGGCCTTCCAGGAGGCCTGCGATGCGAGCGGCGTGATCGGCAAAAGCGGTGGAACCTATGTCTGCATGGAGGGGCCGCAGTTCTCGACGCGAGCGGAATCGAACCTCTACCGCAGCTGGGGCGCCGATATTATCGGCATGACGAACCTTCAGGAGGCCAAGCTGGCCCGCGAGGCCGAGATCTGCTATGCCACCATGGCCATGGTGACGGACTACGACTGCTGGCGTGAAGGGCACGATGACGTTACCGTCGATCAGATCGTCGCGGTAATGCACCAGAACTCGCGCAACGCCGAGAAGGTCGTCCGCGCCGCTGTTGCTGCGCTTCCCAAAGAAAGGACCTGTGGCTGCGGCGATGCCATGAAGTACGCCATTCTCACGGACAAGACGACAATCCCTGCCGAGACACGGCAGAAGCTATGGCCGCTGCTGGAGAAGTATCTGTAA
- a CDS encoding PfkB family carbohydrate kinase, translated as MSILVVGSVAFDSIETSSGAVENCLGGAATHFALAASYFTDVRVIAVVGKDFTEEHEAVFTRRGIDTRGLERADGLSFHWSGSYVKNLNEAQTLETDLNVFQNFDPKIPESYKDSDYLFLANIDPVLQARVRQQMTNVRMVCGDTMNYWISAHAANLAKVLRELDVLLINDGEVRMLAEDQNLVHAASKVLEMGPKTLVVKHGEYGATAFFGKDSFSSGFRALHPFRAPALPLAEVVDPTGAGDSFAGGFYGYLASQPELTPTVFRTAMFYGGVMGSFAVERFGTERLQDVSREEIDERFCLFKEISHLEYERS; from the coding sequence ATGTCCATTCTGGTCGTAGGATCGGTTGCATTCGACAGCATTGAAACTTCCAGCGGAGCCGTAGAGAACTGCCTTGGCGGCGCGGCCACTCACTTTGCGCTTGCTGCCAGCTACTTCACCGATGTTCGTGTGATCGCTGTGGTGGGGAAAGACTTCACCGAGGAGCACGAGGCGGTCTTTACCCGTCGCGGCATCGATACCCGGGGGCTGGAACGTGCTGACGGCCTCAGCTTTCACTGGTCGGGCTCGTATGTGAAGAACCTCAATGAGGCGCAGACGCTTGAGACCGATCTGAACGTATTTCAGAACTTCGACCCCAAGATTCCGGAGTCCTACAAAGACAGCGACTATCTCTTCCTCGCCAATATCGACCCCGTTCTGCAGGCCCGCGTTCGTCAGCAGATGACCAATGTTCGCATGGTCTGTGGGGATACGATGAACTACTGGATCTCCGCACACGCGGCGAACCTGGCGAAGGTGCTGCGCGAACTCGATGTCCTGCTGATCAACGATGGCGAGGTGCGGATGCTTGCCGAGGATCAGAATCTCGTTCATGCAGCGAGTAAGGTGCTCGAGATGGGGCCGAAGACCCTGGTTGTGAAACACGGTGAGTACGGAGCGACGGCCTTCTTTGGCAAAGACTCCTTTTCGTCGGGCTTCCGCGCCCTGCATCCCTTCCGTGCGCCTGCGCTTCCGCTTGCGGAGGTAGTGGATCCTACGGGTGCCGGCGACTCCTTCGCCGGTGGTTTCTACGGCTATCTGGCCTCGCAACCGGAACTGACTCCGACGGTGTTCCGCACGGCGATGTTCTACGGAGGGGTCATGGGGTCCTTTGCGGTAGAGCGCTTCGGAACCGAGCGACTGCAGGATGTGAGCCGCGAGGAAATTGACGAAAGATTCTGTCTTTTTAAGGAGATCTCCCACCTGGAGTATGAGAGGTCGTAG
- a CDS encoding glycosyltransferase family 39 protein, whose protein sequence is MRGRRPNRQTGAREELPPLSFEVRPSKREEAMPYAVAAIAFAFAALIVCMGRNYMLLYGDAVAHLGIARRILDTRNPGLVQLGGVWLPLPHLLMLPFVQKMQWWQNGLAGAWPSLLAYVLSVAGLYRLARRVVPTQWAMVATLFYALNPNLLYLSTTAMTEPLFLAIIIWMTLLAMECVAAIGEARLPAVKGRLIGLGILILAAVFTRYDGWIFGAAVWCVVAWKLFRTPKVHSQINLSFGIFTLLAVAGPIAWLVYNQHFFHDPLDFMRGPYSALAIERKTSKAGVHHPGWHNPFWAAIVYLRTAQLDTSAWETGFAVVALAFGGLVIAIRKRLETVSTLLWVPLPFYIYSIAYGSIPIFIPKLFPHSFYNSRYGVEMLPAFAIFACIALSWMQERGAASQPLLVRLMTPVALLLVVLNAIGMMYYVPLVLKEAMVNSTTRIPFEQAIADEIKTFPAGAPILMYNSDHVGALQRAGIPLKQTISETDYDSWKAALADPAKHAAYVVAIAGDPVSEAVAAHPEDLIEMSVLCTTHQPCARIYRSSRF, encoded by the coding sequence ATGAGAGGTCGTAGGCCAAATCGGCAGACCGGCGCCCGCGAAGAGCTGCCCCCGCTGAGCTTCGAGGTCCGTCCATCGAAGCGCGAAGAGGCGATGCCCTACGCGGTTGCTGCGATCGCATTCGCGTTTGCTGCGCTAATCGTGTGCATGGGCCGGAACTATATGCTGCTCTACGGCGATGCCGTGGCCCACCTGGGGATTGCGCGCAGAATTCTGGATACGCGCAATCCCGGGCTGGTTCAGCTGGGTGGCGTGTGGCTTCCGCTGCCTCACCTGCTGATGTTGCCTTTCGTGCAGAAGATGCAGTGGTGGCAGAACGGCCTGGCTGGCGCGTGGCCGTCTCTGCTGGCCTATGTGCTGAGCGTTGCCGGCCTGTATCGCCTGGCACGACGCGTCGTGCCGACGCAGTGGGCGATGGTGGCTACGCTCTTCTATGCGCTGAACCCGAACCTTCTGTATCTCTCGACTACGGCCATGACGGAGCCGCTGTTTCTCGCGATCATCATCTGGATGACTCTGCTGGCGATGGAGTGTGTCGCTGCAATCGGCGAGGCACGTCTGCCTGCGGTCAAAGGCAGGCTGATCGGTCTTGGCATCCTCATCCTGGCGGCTGTTTTTACGCGCTACGACGGCTGGATCTTCGGCGCAGCGGTGTGGTGTGTCGTCGCCTGGAAGCTCTTCCGGACACCGAAGGTTCACAGCCAGATCAATCTGTCCTTCGGCATCTTTACGCTCCTGGCGGTAGCCGGTCCCATCGCGTGGCTGGTCTACAATCAGCACTTCTTTCACGATCCTCTGGACTTTATGCGCGGCCCTTATTCCGCGCTGGCCATTGAACGGAAGACCTCGAAAGCGGGAGTACATCATCCCGGTTGGCACAATCCTTTCTGGGCGGCGATCGTCTACTTGCGAACCGCACAGCTGGATACATCGGCCTGGGAGACGGGGTTTGCCGTGGTCGCGCTTGCCTTCGGCGGTTTGGTGATTGCCATACGCAAGCGTCTGGAGACGGTTTCGACCCTGCTATGGGTTCCGTTGCCGTTCTACATCTATTCCATTGCGTATGGCTCCATTCCCATCTTTATCCCAAAGCTCTTTCCGCATTCGTTCTACAACTCGCGATATGGCGTTGAGATGCTGCCTGCCTTTGCCATCTTTGCCTGCATCGCGCTGAGCTGGATGCAGGAACGCGGCGCAGCTTCGCAGCCCCTTCTGGTCAGGCTGATGACGCCGGTCGCCCTTCTGCTGGTCGTCTTAAACGCGATTGGGATGATGTACTACGTGCCCCTGGTACTCAAAGAGGCGATGGTCAACTCCACCACCCGCATCCCCTTTGAGCAGGCGATTGCGGACGAGATCAAAACCTTCCCGGCCGGCGCGCCGATCCTGATGTACAACTCGGATCACGTGGGTGCGCTGCAAAGGGCTGGCATTCCATTAAAGCAAACCATCAGCGAGACGGACTACGATAGCTGGAAGGCGGCCCTGGCTGATCCTGCGAAGCACGCGGCCTATGTCGTCGCCATCGCGGGCGATCCGGTCTCCGAGGCAGTGGCGGCGCATCCGGAAGACCTGATAGAGATGTCGGTGCTGTGTACTACGCACCAGCCTTGCGCCCGCATCTATCGATCCTCCCGCTTCTAA